Genomic DNA from Gemmatimonadales bacterium:
AAGACCCAGGTGGCGTTCGGCCCGCGCATCCCCGGCACACCGGCGCACGAGCAGGAGGCGGCCTGGCTCGACAGCCTGCTCCGCCAGCGCGCCGATACGCTCGTCGTGCAGGCCTGGCCGCACCGCACCGCTAAGGGTGACACGCTGCACCTCACCAACTTCATCGCGCGCTTCAAGCCGGGCGCCAGCACGCGCGTGCTCTACCTCGCCCACTGGGACACGCGGCCGCACGCCGACGGCCCCAACTCCAAGAACAAGACCGCGCCGGTGCCGGGCGCGGACGACGGCGCATCGGGCGCGGCCATGCTGGTCGCCCTGGCCGACGTGCTCAAGCGCACGCCGCCCGCGGTCGGCGTGGACCTGCTGTTCGTCGACGGCGAGGATTACGGCGACTTCAGCGCCGACCCGCCCACCGACGTGCTGATCGGCTCCCGCTACTTCGTGGCCCACCCGCCGTCCGGCGAAGCACCGGCCTTCGCCATCCTGTGGGACATGGTGGGGGACAAGGACCTCAACATCAAGAAGGAAGGCAACTCGCTCACCGGCGCGCCGGACGTGGTCGACCGGGTTTGGACCACCGCCCGGCGGCTCGGCTACCAGCAGTACTTCTTGGACGAGACCGGAGTCGCCCTCATCGACGACCACGTCGAGTTGCAGAAAGCCGGGATCAAGGCCATCGACGTGGTGGACTTCGACTATCCCTACTGGCACACCCCCGAAGACACCATAGACAAGGTGAGCGAGCACAGCCTGCAGGTCGTGGGCGACGTGGCCGCCGCCGTGATCCGCGGCGCCGGGGCGCACTGAAGACTCGCTCGTCCCGCGCTCGCCGGACACGCGCCGCGGCATTTCGCTTACCGCCCCACGCGCGCCGCCCTGTACCCTCGGACCATGGGATCCTCCGAGCGGCGCGCCCTGGTTCTCATGCTCGGCCTCGCGGTGGCGGGGCACGCCGTCCGCCTGTTCGTCCTCCGGCCGGGCGCCGCTCCCGGTGAGGTTCAACTCCTGGCTTCGCTCGCCCCCGGCTCGGCCGCGGCCCACAAGGACAGCACCATCGCGCTCGCGCGCCCGCTCGAACCCGGCGAGCGGATCGACCTCGACCGGGCGCCAATCGCAGAAATCGTCCGCCTGCCGCGGGTGGGCACGGCGCTCGCCAAACGGATCGTGGCGGATCGGGAGGCGCACGGCGCGTTTGGCGGACTCCCCGGTCTCGACCGGGTCGCCGGCATCGGCCCCGGGCTCCTCCAAACGCTCGCGCCCGCCGTTG
This window encodes:
- a CDS encoding M28 family peptidase; translation: MPKLLLAALLLVPLATACREAAPPPPEFNGERAFDYLKTQVAFGPRIPGTPAHEQEAAWLDSLLRQRADTLVVQAWPHRTAKGDTLHLTNFIARFKPGASTRVLYLAHWDTRPHADGPNSKNKTAPVPGADDGASGAAMLVALADVLKRTPPAVGVDLLFVDGEDYGDFSADPPTDVLIGSRYFVAHPPSGEAPAFAILWDMVGDKDLNIKKEGNSLTGAPDVVDRVWTTARRLGYQQYFLDETGVALIDDHVELQKAGIKAIDVVDFDYPYWHTPEDTIDKVSEHSLQVVGDVAAAVIRGAGAH
- a CDS encoding helix-hairpin-helix domain-containing protein — its product is MGSSERRALVLMLGLAVAGHAVRLFVLRPGAAPGEVQLLASLAPGSAAAHKDSTIALARPLEPGERIDLDRAPIAEIVRLPRVGTALAKRIVADREAHGAFGGLPGLDRVAGIGPGLLQTLAPAVAFSGSAGRAAPEAPAGGGVCLAGFGPGTVPLDTAVRVCGTPPPVRPAKAGQGGLVALNSASAAELNALPGIGVARAAAIVAERERHGPFASVDQLTRVPGIKSALVQKLRDRLRVP